A single Leishmania infantum JPCM5 genome chromosome 14 DNA region contains:
- a CDS encoding putative phosphatidylinositol 3-kinase 2: protein MSLRVRLRVPKQWDRFQVNIDEELQQEELSRTLTEREIDDFNRRNLHSVSELSDHLRLLVFGSDECVTCSEDICAAVEYIVGPQRRWNSSCDEVCEFRRAISRAYLNEWKAFQSVHPSVPERLATRSLPQVFSVPPLQKAQMDLLMQMCPRNAETGDGSISMRLWYLDSAGSRCSTRRRFPFDTAADDAIRLTMSSAREFASMREKTDDTPLIFVFRVKGRNEYIYGSQPLINYRYIRHCVSKRAEIDLVVEPKEATLFAVPLFRPSYPSRTLASPSDADASKSSTSEICLWDLTSKLSIRIVGGFEKLAISASRMKDENVRDSSSLYFAVLVEAYVGTWRCCEPQITDWQLCENAKNSHSLAARVYWKDGGTVTFSIDLSNVPRELKLCFTLVASSTDRIVGARAATAEEVIAAVEVNTKKTDDQGHSVFFLGTAATQLFDYAAKMRMGMWRIYLWEGKTRANPIGLNSINPDSNACTFEVEFPCFDKPVFFPSGRPPKRKEEDARRNFADREAALSSYLINNEVEQLRQLKRVLMYDPLVHLSSDDKTILWKYREMLLGQPKAMAKVMSAVNWLMPFDVYEAHCLLRRWSPLAAFDALELLDAHYADLAVREQAVEYIDKMSDYELRGCILQLVQVLKYEPYHYSALARFLLRRSLRSNHIIGHYVFWYLAAEVKNLTICERHGLLLEELIKRSPHRLDYVRQVYVCNELLKCALRVQRAPKKDRVKCLRASLAKVRFPHRFTLALNPSVECCAVDIDECKVMESKKFPLWLAFRNHLDQDEHFFIIFKSGDDLRQDLLTLQLLEFMDSLWKASGLDLHLIPYGCISTGEGVGMIEVVLNSDTIANITRREGGAQAAFNVDPIINWLRQFNHDRGEVERCLWNFVLSVAGYTVATYVLGIGDRHNDNIMLRQDGTLFHIDFGHFLGNFKTKFGIKRETAPFIFTPMYLYAMGGSSSPIFKYFVDVACRAYNALRRHSSALMMLFMLMLSTGIPELQTLEDIEWLRTVLLLNRTDEEASDHYKGLINDALGNFRTLLNDYIHIMVH from the coding sequence ATGTCGTTACGTGTACGACTACGGGTGCCCAAGCAGTGGGATAGGTTTCAGGTGAACATCGACGAGGAACTTCAGCAAGAAGAGCTCTCAAGGACTCtgacagagagggagatcgATGATTTCAACCGACGGAACCTCCACAGCGTCTCGGAGCTCAGTGATCATTTGCGCTTGCTCGTCTTTGGGAGTGATGAGTGTGTTACCTGCTCTGAGGATATTTGTGCAGCTGTCGAGTATATTGTGGGTCCGCAGCGCAGATGGAACAGTAGCTGCGATGAAGTTTGCGAGTTTCGGCGCGCAATCAGCAGAGCGTACCTGAATGAATGGAAGGCTTTTCAGTCTGTCCATCCATCGGTGCCAGAGCGCCTCGCGACGCGCAGCCTGCCGCAGGTGTTTTCTGTACCTCCTCTTCAAAAGGCACAAATGGATCTTCTGATGCAGATGTGCCCGAGGAATGCGGAGACGGGAGATGGCAGCATTTCGATGCGTCTGTGGTATTTAGATAGTGCAGGGTCCAGATGCTCTACGAGGCGAAGGTTTCCATTCGACACTGCCGCCGATGACGCCATCCGGCTCACGATGAGCAGCGCACGGGAGTTTGCAAGCATGAGGGAAAAAACTGATGATACGCCGCTCATCTTTGTCTTCCGTGTTAAGGGGCGAAACGAGTACATTTACGGTTCGCAGCCTCTGATAAATTATCGTTACATTCGTCACTGTGTGAGCAAGCGGGCTGAGATAGATTTGGTTGTGGAGCCTAAAGAAGCGACCCTTTTCGCAGTACCACTGTTTCGCCCGTCCTACCCGTCTCGGACCCTTGCAAGTCCTTCTGACGCAGATGCGTCGAAGTCCAGTACCTCTGAAATCTGTTTGTGGGACCTGACCAGCAAGCTCTCTATCAGGATTGTCGGCGGTTTTGAAAAGCTTGCCATCTCCGCGTCGCGCATGAAGGATGAAAACGTGCGCGACTCTTCGAGCCTGTACTTTGCAGTTCTTGTGGAGGCGTATGTTGGCACCTGGCGTTGCTGCGAACCCCAAATCACTGACTGGCAGCTGTGCGAGAATGCAAAGAACAGCCACAGCTTAGCTGCAAGAGTGTACTGGAAGGACGGGGGAACGGTGACCTTCAGCATCGATCTGTCGAATGTGCCAAGAGAGCTAAAGCTGTGTTTTACGCTGGTGGCTTCCTCGACCGACAGAATCGTCGGTGCTCGGGCAGCCACTGCAGAGGAGGTGATTGCCGCTGTGGAAGTGAACACGAAGAAAACCGACGATCAGGGTCACTCGGTTTTTTTCTTGGGTACGGCCGCCACGCAGCTTTTCGATTACGCTGCAAAAATGCGGATGGGTATGTGGCGCATCTATCTATGGGAGGGCAAGACCCGCGCGAACCCGATTGGCTTGAACTCTATCAACCCCGATTCCAACGCGTGCACGTTTGAGGTGGAGTTCCCGTGTTTCGACAAGCCTGTTTTTTTCCCCAGTGGTCGACCTccaaagagaaaagaggaggatgCTCGACGAAACTTTGCTGACCGTGAGGCCGCCCTGAGCAGCTATCTGATCAACAACGAAGTAGAACAACTGCGCCAGCTGAAGCGGGTGCTGATGTACGATCCCCTGGTGCACCTCTCGAGTGACGACAAGACTATTCTGTGGAAGTACAGGGAGATGCTCCTAGGCCAACCAAAGGCGATGGCCAAGGTGATGAGTGCGGTGAACTGGCTGATGCCGTTCGATGTGTACGAGGCACACTGCCTTTTGCGCCGATGGTCCCCGCTGGCTGCGTTCGatgcgctggagctgcttgACGCGCATTATGCTGACTTGGCGGTTCGTGAGCAGGCGGTGGAGTACATTGATAAAATGTCGGACTATGAGCTGCGCGGTTGTATTCTGCAACTCGTGCAGGTACTCAAGTACGAGCCGTATCACTACTCTGCCTTGGCGCGTTTTCTCCTTAGGCGGTCGCTTCGCTCGAACCACATAATTGGCCACTACGTTTTTTGGTATCTAGCTGCCGAAGTCAAGAATCTGACCATTTGCGAGCGACACGGACTCCTTTTGGAGGAACTGATCAAGCGATCTCCGCACCGGTTGGACTACGTGCGGCAAGTGTACGTTTGCAACGAGCTGCTGAAGTGTGCACTGAGGGTGCAACGGGCGCCGAAGAAAGATCGTGTCAAGTGTCTGCGCGCGAGTCTCGCTAAGGTGCGATTTCCTCACCGCTTTACTCTCGCTCTGAACCCCTCAGTGGAGTGCTGCGCGGTCGATATCGATGAGTGCAAGGTCATGGAGTCGAAGAAGTTCCCGCTATGGCTTGCTTTTCGAAATCATCTCGATCAAGACGAGCACTTTTTCATCATATTCAAGTCTGGCGACGACCTCAGGCAAGACCTGCTTactctgcagctgctggagttCATGGACAGCCTGTGGAAAGCGTCCGGTCTGGACCTTCACCTCATCCCATACGGTTGCATCTCTACCGGAGAAGGCGTTGGCATGATCGAAGTGGTGTTGAACAGTGACACGATCGCCAACATCACGAGACGCGAGGGTGGGGCACAGGCTGCGTTCAACGTTGACCCGATCATAAATTGGTTACGTCAGTTCAACCATGACCGAGGTGAAGTGGAGCGGTGTCTGTGGAATTTCGTGCTTAGTGTCGCCGGCTACACGGTGGCCACCTACGTCCTGGGCATCGGTGACAGACATAATGATAACATCATGCTCCGCCAGGATGGCACCCTCTTTCACATCGATTTTGGCCACTTTCTGGGCAACTTCAAGACGAAGTTCGGCATCAAGCGTGAGACAGCGCCTTTCATTTTTACTCCCATGTACCTGTATGCGATGGGTGGGTCAAGTAGCCCGATCTTTAAGTACTTTGTGGACGTAGCATGCCGAGCGTAcaacgcgctgcggcggcacagcagcgcactTATGATGCTCTTTATGCTGATGCTCTCTACGGGCATACCGGAGCTACAAACCCTGGAAGATATCGAGTGGCTGCGCACAGTACTTCTTCTTAACCGAACCGATGAGGAAGCCTCCGATCACTACAAAGGCCTCATCAACGACGCACTGGGCAATTTTCGCACACTGCTGAACGACTACATCCATATTATGGTGCACTGA
- a CDS encoding putative j-binding protein translates to MCERYTSANEYEKAEMRNSLYMREYPLFTYSIRHQRALFHPADYVSRILQFCSYYVQAPDADVLPLQDKSPFLHISPIKEICKHLRLIARGTPVAPDDSESPVPEQLRLHAESDAEKLAAERATAMSIATSSGGASETEQPSLFSGVAPSALFQKGAVEEVDKDAEDTMEDLTGEETVDAVHSFQAEYLTLDGFELVTKASIYYDREGEGQRVVAVYIPGGVPEDTCRAAAAVLEPAATKKNLRAPTNGGLPPDTGIVGYYDYLTNPTQHKCRETEYSRRNWGLLAQSEPLLKHLDKLYSQLAPMHHHLQRVAIPSQYQLCGTVFSTITVNRNFRTAVHTDKGDFRSGLGVLSVINGEFEGCHLAIKRLKKAFQLKVGDVLLFDTSLEHGNTEVVNPEIHWQRTSVVCYLRTGLMSSVCEMERRKHLNRLILLQLLNTEVRNTTVNINGADSSLPPLFVPTRLASHLAPVQLAALGFIVERTEKQSGCVVAMTMGLGKTLVALTLCFSQLHLAPQADILILTPKPIISHWVDEKNKWGMHGLHFPHFVASDGLNSLEFEQQLLEYERQRNNEKPKLGHIFVINGEYLAGFLRRFKRFTPLLMIVDEGHRVAAKGNKLTESLDRLRCNLRIVLSGTPLQNDASELYRLVGWVNKGVSRVLPPKRFQELANDINQFVEGDDGAFYNAVMAQEYIQDWMRGFVFREMENDLPPLHDYLLICGSSDVQREYEEKLGLTETAMTALKATEHRPHHLSTHPACYLAFISDSYQSMVSGWTVRAQSNTSRPRVSQLEEIDTMRLEQYVQLVENEQLDAFIDLSGKMRVLVDIVLRVQARKEKLIIFSLYVGSQDLIHRTLTALRVCTFTVRGRDSQDRRRRAMQEFSENKDLIVLVLSTKIAAYGLDFTAANHVVLFDSWWNPQVDAQAIARAYRRNQRKPVTVYRLISATENKFVLRSQTRKIALFKCILHERTSRQALPDELEDCAANEKDEERRIFWAKLKTTSLAGDSRALLNVYRYQESVRESE, encoded by the coding sequence ATGTGTGAACGGTACACCTCAGCGAACGAGTACGAGAAGGCGGAAATGCGCAACAGCTTGTATATGCGAGAATACCCACTATTCACGTACAGCATACGCCATCAGAGGGCACTATTTCACCCTGCCGACTACGTGAGCCGGATACTCCAGTTCTGCTCCTATTATGTCCAGGCGCCCGACGCAGACGTTTTGCCGCTGCAAGACAAGAGTCCTTTTCTTCACATTTCCCCCATAAAGGAAATTTGCAAGCATCTCCGCCTCATTGCCCGCGGCACCCCAGTGGCGCCAGACGACTCCGAGTCGCCGGTGccagagcagctgcgccttcaTGCAGAGTCAGACGCGGAGAAGCTTGCAGCCGAGCGTGCCACGGCTATGTCCATCGCAACCAGTAGTGGTGGCGCCTCGGAGACGGAGCAGCCGTCTCTCTTCAGCGGCGttgcgccgtcggcgctgttTCAGAAAGGCGCAGTGGAGGAGGTCGACAAGGACGCTGAAGACACCATGGAGGATCTCACCGGCGAGGAGACAGTGGACGCGGTGCACAGCTTTCAGGCAGAGTACTTGACACTGGACGGGTTTGAGCTGGTGACAAAAGCGTCCATCTACTACGACCgcgaaggggaggggcagcgcGTCGTTGCGGTGTACATTCCGGGAGGGGTACCAGAGGACACgtgccgcgcagccgcagcggtcCTGGAGCCGGCGGCGACAAAAAAGAATCTGCGGGCACCCACGAACGGTGGACTGCCACCAGACACCGGGATCGTAGGCTACTACGACTACCTTACGAATCCTACCCAACACAAGTGCAGAGAGACGGAATACAGCCGCAGGAATTGGGGGCTCTTAGCCCAGAGCGAGCCGTTGCTGAAGCATCTCGACAAGCTGTACAGTCAGTTGGCTCCAATGCACCATCATCTGCAGAGGGTGGCCATCCCGTCACAGTACCAGCTGTGCGGAACAGTCTTCAGCACCATCACTGTTAATAGAAACTtccgcaccgccgtgcacaCCGACAAGGGTGACTTCCGGAGCGGCTTGGGGGTTCTCTCAGTGATCAACGGCGAGTTTGAGGGATGCCATCTCGCCATCAAAAGGCTCAAGAAGGCGTTCCAGCTCAAAGTCGGCGACGTTCTTCTTTTCGACACGTCTCTGGAGCACGGCAACACGGAGGTGGTAAACCCGGAAATTCACTGGCAGCGAACCAGCGTTGTGTGCTACCTGCGCACTGGACTAATGTCCTCTGTGTGCGAGATGGAGCGACGTAAGCACCTGAATCGGCTCATTCTCCTGCAACTGCTCAACACAGAGGTTCGCAACACGACGGTGAACATCAACGGAGCCGACAGCAGCCTGCCACCGCTGTTTGTGCCGACCCGCCTGGCGAGCCATTTGGCGCCCGTGCAGCTTGCTGCCCTCGGCTTCATTGTGGAGCGTACGGAGAAGCAGAGTGGGTGCGTGGTGGCAATGACGATGGGACTGGGCAAAACGCTTGTTGCACTCACGTTGTGCTTCTCACAGCTGCATCTTGCACCGCAGGCCGACATACTCATCCTCACGCCAAAACCGATCATCAGTCACTGGGTGGACGAGAAAAACAAGTGGGGCATGCACGGGCTCCATTTTCCGCACTTCGTCGCCTCCGACGGGCTCAACTCGTTGGAGttcgagcagcagcttctcgagTACGAGCGTCAGAGGAACAACGAGAAACCCAAGTTGGGTCACATCTTCGTCATCAACGGCGAGTACCTGGCAGGGTTTCTGCGACGTTTCAAGCGCTTTACGCCCTTGCTCATGATCGTGGACGAGGGCCACCGAGTGGCTGCGAAGGGGAATAAATTGACGGAGTCCCTCGATCGCCTACGGTGCAACCTCCGCATCGTGCTATCCGGCACGCCTTTGCAAAACGACGCCAGCGAACTCTACCGGCTAGTGGGGTGGGTGAACAAAGGCGTCAGCAGGGTACTGCCGCCGAAGCGCTTCCAGGAGCTCGCGAATGACATCAACCAGTTCGTCGAAGGCGACGATGGGGCCTTCTACAATGCAGTGATGGCGCAGGAGTACATTCAGGACTGGATGCGTGGGTTCGTGTTTCGTGAAATGGAAAACGacctgccaccgctgcacgaTTACCTGTTGATTTGCGGCTCCTCCGACGTGCAGCGGGAGTATGAGGAGAAGCTGGGCCTCACGGAGACGGCCATGACAGCCCTTAAAGCCACGGAGCACCGACCGCATCACCTCTCCACGCACCCCGCTTGCTACCTGGCCTTCATCTCCGACAGCTACCAATCGATGGTAAGCGGGTGGACAGTGCGTGCGCAGTCGAATACGTCGCGGCCGCGAGTGTCCCAACTGGAGGAGATTGATACCATGCGACTGGAGCAGTATGTCCAGTTGGTCGAGAACGAGCAACTCGACGCCTTCATCGACTTGAGCGGCAAGATGCGGGTGCTCGTCGATAttgtgctgcgcgtgcaagCCCGCAAGGAGAAGCTCATCATTTTCTCTCTCTACGTGGGTTCGCAGGACCTAATTCATCGCAccctgacggcgctgcgggtCTGCACATTTACCGTTCGCGGCCGAGACTCACaagaccgccgccgccgcgccatgcAGGAGTTCAGCGAGAACAAAGACCTCATTGTGCTGGTGTTATCAACAAAGATCGCCGCCTACGGTCTCGACTTCACGGCGGCGAATCACGTTGTTCTGTTCGACTCGTGGTGGAACCCGCAGGTGGACGCACAAGCcatcgcgcgcgcgtacaGGCGAAATCAACGGAAGCCAGTGACCGTGTATCGCCTTATCTCGGCAACCGAAAACAAGTTCGTGCTGCGCTCACAGACACGAAAGATTGCCCTCTTCAAGTGCATCCTCCATGAGCGCACCAGTCGGCAGGCGTTGCCCGACGAGCTGGAGGATTGCGCAGCGAACGAGAAGGATGAAGAAAGGCGAATCTTTTGGGCAAAACTGAAAACGACCTCTCTTGCTGGAGATTCTCGGGCGTTGTTGAACGTTTATCGCTACCAGGAGAGCGTTCGCGAAAGCGAATGA
- a CDS encoding putative exosome complex exonuclease, which translates to MSSSVVIVGDSICGGDADQKLSTSSEEVYLRGFNTFAGNNPSDVALLHEGAGEIVAAISGHIEVTERVISVKGLVPRYQPEIGDVVVGRILEVSGNKWQVDVNSTQTAIMLLSSVTEPGGILRRRGRGDELGMRQIFDQDDLVAAEVQRISPDGVMSLHTRAAEKYGLLSGPGILVTVRPSLVKRAKHQFAELANYRTQLIIGMNGNIWICSLQPSASDAEETEHATDARQNVARVANCIKALGAAQVQIHPASIEASVAASLEAGLSVFDVSLSKHRDALVARVADMVGLQHRRPAGGGASARTLV; encoded by the coding sequence ATGTCATCCAGCGTTGTGATTGTGGGTGACTCCATCtgtggaggcgatgcggaTCAGAAGCTGAGCACGAGCTCCGAAGAAGTGTATCTTCGTGGATTTAACACCTTTGCGGGGAATAATCCCAGTGACGTGGCTTTGCTCCACGAAGGAGCTGGCGAAATCGTGGCTGCTATCAGTGGGCACATAGAGGTGACCGAACGCGTGATTTCGGTGAAGGGTCTGGTGCCGCGGTACCAACCGGAAATCGGGGATGTTGTAGTCGGGCGCATCTTGGAAGTTTCAGGAAACAAGTGGCAAGTTGATGTGAACTCAACTCAAACCGCGATTATGCTGCTTTCAAGCGTAACGGAGCCTGGAGGCATACTGCGGCGTCGAGGCCGCGGTGACGAGCTCGGGATGCGCCAGATCTTCGACCAAGATGATCTGGTTGCGGCAGAGGTTCAACGCATCTCTCCCGATGGTGTGATGTcactgcacacacgcgcagcggaGAAATATGGTCTGCTGTCGGGACCGGGTATTTTGGTGACTGTTCGTCCCTCTTTGGTGAAACGCGCAAAGCACCAGTTTGCAGAACTTGCGAACTACCGCACGCAGTTGATCATCGGCATGAATGGTAACATATGGATTTGCTCGTTGCAACCCTCTGCTAGcgacgcggaggagacggagcACGCCACTGACGCACGTCAAAACGTGGCGCGTGTTGCAAACTGCATCAAAGCACTAGGAGCGGCGCAAGTCCAGATTCACCCAGCATCGATAGAGGCCAGTGTTGCGGCGTCATTAGAGGCAGGTTTGTCGGTGTTTGATGTTTCGCTTTCAAAGCACAGAGATGCACTTGTGGCACGCGTTGCTGATATGGTGGGATTGCAACACCGTCGCcctgctggcggcggtgcttcCGCGCGAACGCTGGTGTAG